One Solea senegalensis isolate Sse05_10M linkage group LG21, IFAPA_SoseM_1, whole genome shotgun sequence DNA segment encodes these proteins:
- the ctif gene encoding CBP80/20-dependent translation initiation factor isoform X1 encodes MENSSVASASSEAGSTRSQEIEELERFIDSYVLEYQVQGLLGDKADGDLDNGGKVPEWTDNCNDKKDGSWTSSWGRGSSKPDEWEHSSNGSTGSRPSSGSRPGSGSRSGSRGRNNQFKAPTKNGNKDGPFDILGTDIWAANTRDSLGGAGWDVQPEKLDFSHFHRKHLRGTPKHLPHIDREGMNKNTFEEDDGIDMNDIERFLPHLRSVFPPLPNEAEIAHTKKLFRRRRNDRRAVDQFTRDQLTILLPSGPGGKRQVSARRQQRPQGGGGGGGGGGKNQPQQIQQQSLQHQRDQIQQQQQQQQNITEVGDHRNNSADRPPRQYQGGHGQRQGGAPHYGYSQNRRWHHNQKGQGIGQTNTTGDKGAPPRTTKDKETENVKTGDEHIRPPQDCSSKSPDESPKSESTPVTNTFTDLPVNKESPNPAVGGKASEGQMKQPQVSLLQSSKERLRRRLKDKEEARVEASGPGSQNMDRLVDLLNSMRSNSSGVEQQLTSFMEEAQCSARSEECLTQVVGTIYSKAVSDRSFAATAAKLCDKMALFMVEGTKFRSLLLNMLQRDFSHREELQQSDVERWLGFITFLCEVFGIMRSSSGEPFRVLVCPIYTCLRELLESTDIKEDAVLCCSMELQSTGRLLEEQLPEMMTELLAAVRDKMLSPAESQLTRSLLMEVIELHAHHWSPLEALTTQYYNRTIQKLTTTA; translated from the exons TGGACAGACAACTGCAATGACAAGAAAGATGGCAGCTGGACATCTTCGTGGGGAAGAGGTTCGTCCAAGCCA GACGAGTGGGAACACAGCAGTAATGGCAGCACAGGCTCCAGGCCCAGTTCAGGGTCCAGACCTGGTTCTGGCTCTCGATCtggcagcagagggaggaacAATCAGTTCAAAGCCCCCACCAAG AATGGGAATAAAGATGGCCCCTTTGACATCCTGGGCACAGACATATGGGCAGCCAACACAAGGGACTCGCTTGG AGGTGCAGGTTGGGACGTGCAGCCAGAGAAACTGGACTTTAGCCATTTCCACAGGAAACACTTAAGAGGAACACCAAAGCACCTGCCGCATATTGACAGAGAGGG gatgaacaaaaacacatttgaagaaGATGATGGAATAGACATGAATGACATAGAAAGGTTCTTACCACATCTGCGCTCT GTTTTCCCACCACTTCCTAATGAGGCGGAGATCGCACACACCAAAAAGCTCTTCCGACGCAGGAGGAATGACCGACG AGCGGTTGATCAGTTCACCCGAGACCAGTTAACCATACTTCTGCCCAGTGGCCCCGGGGGGAAGCGGCAAGTCTCAGCCAG GAGACAGCAGCGGcctcagggaggaggaggtggaggaggaggaggagggaagaacCAGCCTCAGCAGATTCAGCAACAGTCACTACAGCATCAAAGGGATcaaatccagcagcagcagcagcagcagcagaacataACAGAAGTGGGAGATCACAGAAACAATAGTGCTGACCGACCGCCTCGCCAGTACCAAGGAGGACATGGGCAGCGCCAAGGAGGAGCCCCACACTATGGATACAGCCAGAATCGGCGTTGGCACCACAATCAGAAAGGTCAGGGTATCGGACAGACAAACACTACAGGTGATAAAGGTGCACCCCCGAGAACaaccaaagacaaagagactGAGAATGTAAAAACGGGTGATGAGCACATCAGACCGCCTCAAGACTGCAGCTCTAAGAGTCCAGATGAATCACCCAAATCTGAGTCAACACCCGTCACAAATACTTTCACAGATCTGCCCGTAAATAAGGAATCTCCCAACCCAGCAGTAGGCGGAAAGGCAAGCGAGGGCCAAATGAAGCAGCCCCAAGTCAGCTTGCTGCAATCGTCAAAGGAGAGGCTGAGGCGGAGACTAAAGGACAAG GAAGAGGCACGTGTCGAGGCGTCGGGCCCTGGGTCACAGAACATGGACCGACTGGTTGACCTTCTCAACAGCATGAGGAGCAACAGCAGCGGCGTGGAGCAGCAGCTCACCTCTTTCATGGAGGAAGCACAGTGCTCGGCACGGTCTGAGGAGTGTCTGACTCAGGTGGTGGGCACAATCTATTCCAAGGCTGTGTCGGACAGAAGCTTCGCTGCCACAGCAGCAAAGCTCTGTGACAAGATGGCGCTGTTCATGGTGGAGGGGACCAAGTTCAGATCGCTGCTACTCAACATGCTGCAG agagatttcTCCCATCGTGAGGAGCTCCAGCAGTCAGACGTGGAGAGGTGGTTAGGTTTCATCACCTTTTTGTGTGAGGTGTTTGGCATCATGAGGAGCAGCTCCGGAGAGCCGTTCAGGGTGCTTGTGTGTCCCATCTACACTTGCCTACGAGAG CTGTTGGAGTCCACAGACATAAAAGAAGATGCAGTCCTCTGTTGCTCCATGGAG TTGCAGAGCACTGGGCGTCTCTTGGAAGAGCAGCTCCCGGAGATGATGACAGAGCTGCTCGCGGCCGTCAGGGACAAGATGCTTAGTCCGGCTGAATCCCAGCTGACCCGCTCTCTCCTCATGGAGGTCATAGAGCTACATGCACATCACTGGAGCCCCCTGGAGGCTCTCACCACCCAGTACTACAACCGTACCATCCAAAAGCTTACCACCACTGCCTAG
- the ctif gene encoding CBP80/20-dependent translation initiation factor isoform X2 gives MENSSVASASSEAGSTRSQEIEELERFIDSYVLEYQVQGLLGDKADGDLDNGGKVPEWTDNCNDKKDGSWTSSWGRGSSKPDEWEHSSNGSTGSRPSSGSRPGSGSRSGSRGRNNQFKAPTKNGNKDGPFDILGTDIWAANTRDSLGGAGWDVQPEKLDFSHFHRKHLRGTPKHLPHIDREGMNKNTFEEDDGIDMNDIERFLPHLRSVFPPLPNEAEIAHTKKLFRRRRNDRRRQQRPQGGGGGGGGGGKNQPQQIQQQSLQHQRDQIQQQQQQQQNITEVGDHRNNSADRPPRQYQGGHGQRQGGAPHYGYSQNRRWHHNQKGQGIGQTNTTGDKGAPPRTTKDKETENVKTGDEHIRPPQDCSSKSPDESPKSESTPVTNTFTDLPVNKESPNPAVGGKASEGQMKQPQVSLLQSSKERLRRRLKDKEEARVEASGPGSQNMDRLVDLLNSMRSNSSGVEQQLTSFMEEAQCSARSEECLTQVVGTIYSKAVSDRSFAATAAKLCDKMALFMVEGTKFRSLLLNMLQRDFSHREELQQSDVERWLGFITFLCEVFGIMRSSSGEPFRVLVCPIYTCLRELLESTDIKEDAVLCCSMELQSTGRLLEEQLPEMMTELLAAVRDKMLSPAESQLTRSLLMEVIELHAHHWSPLEALTTQYYNRTIQKLTTTA, from the exons TGGACAGACAACTGCAATGACAAGAAAGATGGCAGCTGGACATCTTCGTGGGGAAGAGGTTCGTCCAAGCCA GACGAGTGGGAACACAGCAGTAATGGCAGCACAGGCTCCAGGCCCAGTTCAGGGTCCAGACCTGGTTCTGGCTCTCGATCtggcagcagagggaggaacAATCAGTTCAAAGCCCCCACCAAG AATGGGAATAAAGATGGCCCCTTTGACATCCTGGGCACAGACATATGGGCAGCCAACACAAGGGACTCGCTTGG AGGTGCAGGTTGGGACGTGCAGCCAGAGAAACTGGACTTTAGCCATTTCCACAGGAAACACTTAAGAGGAACACCAAAGCACCTGCCGCATATTGACAGAGAGGG gatgaacaaaaacacatttgaagaaGATGATGGAATAGACATGAATGACATAGAAAGGTTCTTACCACATCTGCGCTCT GTTTTCCCACCACTTCCTAATGAGGCGGAGATCGCACACACCAAAAAGCTCTTCCGACGCAGGAGGAATGACCGACG GAGACAGCAGCGGcctcagggaggaggaggtggaggaggaggaggagggaagaacCAGCCTCAGCAGATTCAGCAACAGTCACTACAGCATCAAAGGGATcaaatccagcagcagcagcagcagcagcagaacataACAGAAGTGGGAGATCACAGAAACAATAGTGCTGACCGACCGCCTCGCCAGTACCAAGGAGGACATGGGCAGCGCCAAGGAGGAGCCCCACACTATGGATACAGCCAGAATCGGCGTTGGCACCACAATCAGAAAGGTCAGGGTATCGGACAGACAAACACTACAGGTGATAAAGGTGCACCCCCGAGAACaaccaaagacaaagagactGAGAATGTAAAAACGGGTGATGAGCACATCAGACCGCCTCAAGACTGCAGCTCTAAGAGTCCAGATGAATCACCCAAATCTGAGTCAACACCCGTCACAAATACTTTCACAGATCTGCCCGTAAATAAGGAATCTCCCAACCCAGCAGTAGGCGGAAAGGCAAGCGAGGGCCAAATGAAGCAGCCCCAAGTCAGCTTGCTGCAATCGTCAAAGGAGAGGCTGAGGCGGAGACTAAAGGACAAG GAAGAGGCACGTGTCGAGGCGTCGGGCCCTGGGTCACAGAACATGGACCGACTGGTTGACCTTCTCAACAGCATGAGGAGCAACAGCAGCGGCGTGGAGCAGCAGCTCACCTCTTTCATGGAGGAAGCACAGTGCTCGGCACGGTCTGAGGAGTGTCTGACTCAGGTGGTGGGCACAATCTATTCCAAGGCTGTGTCGGACAGAAGCTTCGCTGCCACAGCAGCAAAGCTCTGTGACAAGATGGCGCTGTTCATGGTGGAGGGGACCAAGTTCAGATCGCTGCTACTCAACATGCTGCAG agagatttcTCCCATCGTGAGGAGCTCCAGCAGTCAGACGTGGAGAGGTGGTTAGGTTTCATCACCTTTTTGTGTGAGGTGTTTGGCATCATGAGGAGCAGCTCCGGAGAGCCGTTCAGGGTGCTTGTGTGTCCCATCTACACTTGCCTACGAGAG CTGTTGGAGTCCACAGACATAAAAGAAGATGCAGTCCTCTGTTGCTCCATGGAG TTGCAGAGCACTGGGCGTCTCTTGGAAGAGCAGCTCCCGGAGATGATGACAGAGCTGCTCGCGGCCGTCAGGGACAAGATGCTTAGTCCGGCTGAATCCCAGCTGACCCGCTCTCTCCTCATGGAGGTCATAGAGCTACATGCACATCACTGGAGCCCCCTGGAGGCTCTCACCACCCAGTACTACAACCGTACCATCCAAAAGCTTACCACCACTGCCTAG